From Pigmentibacter ruber, a single genomic window includes:
- a CDS encoding phenylalanine 4-monooxygenase, with translation MNSSFIPKEKNFIKEIPLPRGALSIEVEYKAKSSYPVIPSPSIEGTIGKQIVAPTYSQEQHETWKKMLKRQQILVQEHLCEEYLLGTKALKFPADRIPNLAQSSIELEKCTQWQIIRAEGLVSPINFFALLANKVFPCTDFIRHMDEIDYTPAPDTFHDQIGHLPMLTNPRFAEFFHLFGIAGANAKTEEEISWFNRIYWFTVEFGLINPTAHHGKERKAQLTRIYGAGIASSCGEIVYSLSSKVKKIPFDIDVIIETDFDIHHMQDQLFEISSFDELENKFREWAKKKGFLL, from the coding sequence ATGAACTCATCTTTTATACCCAAAGAAAAAAATTTTATTAAAGAAATTCCGTTACCTAGGGGGGCTTTATCAATAGAGGTAGAATATAAAGCCAAATCTTCATATCCTGTTATTCCTAGCCCTTCTATTGAAGGAACTATTGGAAAGCAAATTGTTGCTCCCACTTACTCGCAAGAGCAACATGAAACATGGAAAAAAATGTTGAAAAGGCAGCAAATATTAGTCCAAGAGCATTTATGTGAAGAGTATTTATTAGGTACAAAAGCCTTGAAATTTCCAGCAGATAGAATACCAAATTTAGCGCAATCAAGTATTGAATTAGAAAAATGCACCCAATGGCAAATCATACGAGCAGAAGGTTTAGTGTCACCAATAAACTTTTTTGCTCTTTTGGCAAACAAAGTTTTCCCGTGTACAGATTTTATCAGGCATATGGATGAAATAGATTATACCCCAGCACCAGATACATTTCATGATCAAATAGGTCATTTACCTATGCTCACAAACCCCCGATTTGCTGAATTTTTTCATTTATTTGGTATTGCAGGTGCAAATGCAAAAACAGAAGAAGAAATTAGTTGGTTTAATCGAATTTATTGGTTTACGGTTGAATTTGGTTTAATTAATCCTACAGCACATCATGGTAAAGAAAGAAAAGCTCAATTAACACGTATTTATGGCGCAGGTATAGCTTCTTCTTGTGGCGAAATAGTATATAGTTTATCTAGCAAGGTCAAAAAAATTCCTTTTGATATTGATGTTATCATTGAAACTGATTTTGATATTCATCATATGCAAGATCAATTATTTGAAATTTCTTCATTTGATGAATTAGAAAATAAATTCAGAGAATGGGCCAAGAAAAAGGGATTTTTGCTGTAA
- a CDS encoding substrate-binding periplasmic protein, whose translation MLAKSAQKFLFFFSLAFFFCKVQASNRLNLCGEIMSPYFIKSETNILSGIDIEILKVIFNKIQVNYDIEEMAWPKCEEGLKTGKYDGALGTSKNSAREQFLYYPKNISWSSEFVFFTTQEFKKNNPRVDYEKIAKNNLRVGVIEKNSYHPSFWEALPWVDETKGIYNKQIEPSKNVETNLLKLSKRRIDLYPQDKQIGLSSIKKLNIGDLDYYENILFKKDYYVVFSRYSQYSTEKYKTILDVVKEYDTEISIFKRTNQYKKLFLHN comes from the coding sequence ATGTTAGCTAAATCAGCTCAAAAATTTCTGTTTTTCTTTTCATTAGCATTCTTTTTTTGTAAAGTTCAAGCAAGTAATAGATTAAATTTATGCGGTGAAATTATGTCACCTTATTTTATTAAATCAGAAACAAATATTTTATCAGGAATAGATATTGAAATATTAAAAGTAATATTTAATAAAATTCAAGTGAATTATGATATTGAAGAAATGGCTTGGCCTAAATGTGAAGAAGGTTTGAAAACAGGAAAATATGACGGTGCTCTAGGTACTTCCAAAAATTCAGCAAGAGAACAATTTTTATATTATCCAAAAAATATTTCTTGGAGTTCAGAGTTTGTTTTTTTCACCACACAAGAATTTAAAAAAAATAATCCCAGAGTAGATTATGAAAAAATTGCTAAAAATAATTTGAGAGTAGGGGTTATTGAAAAAAATTCGTATCATCCTTCATTTTGGGAAGCTTTGCCTTGGGTTGATGAGACAAAAGGAATTTATAATAAGCAAATAGAACCATCTAAAAATGTAGAAACGAATTTATTGAAACTAAGTAAACGCAGAATTGATCTTTATCCTCAAGATAAACAAATAGGTCTTTCTAGTATCAAAAAATTAAATATTGGTGATTTAGATTATTACGAAAATATTTTGTTTAAAAAAGATTACTATGTTGTTTTTTCTAGATATTCTCAATATTCTACAGAAAAATATAAAACCATATTAGATGTTGTGAAAGAATATGATACAGAAATTTCAATCTTTAAAAGAACAAATCAATATAAAAAGTTGTTTTTGCACAATTAA
- a CDS encoding bifunctional 5,10-methylenetetrahydrofolate dehydrogenase/5,10-methenyltetrahydrofolate cyclohydrolase, with protein MKAFKRAESNGFMIPDLTLDCAYFENTKCKILDGKKLSNNFVQQSQTLINGRKIPCLAVILIGNDPASKVYVNNKIKIFKEAGFLSKSYILNEDEYSEQKIINLIESLNNDENINGILVQLPLPKKFNSTNILNSILPSKDVDGFLAHNMGSLATGEFNSAVACTPFGVMVLLHAYGIQLSGKNAVVIGRSNIVGKPMGLLLLSDDATVTFAHSKTKNLKEICQSAEIIIAAAGQPEMITSDYVSNSAIVVDVGIHRKIDGKLCGDVHPSVKEKASALTPVPGGVGPMTIAMLLLNTALSAWDLSNKK; from the coding sequence ATGAAAGCATTTAAAAGAGCAGAAAGCAATGGTTTTATGATACCAGATCTTACTTTAGATTGTGCTTACTTTGAAAATACAAAATGTAAAATTCTTGATGGAAAAAAGTTAAGTAACAATTTTGTGCAACAATCTCAAACTTTAATTAATGGAAGAAAAATCCCTTGCCTAGCTGTAATTTTAATTGGGAACGATCCTGCTTCAAAAGTTTATGTAAATAATAAAATAAAAATTTTTAAAGAAGCTGGATTTTTATCGAAATCTTATATTCTAAATGAAGATGAATATTCTGAACAAAAAATTATTAATTTAATAGAGTCTTTAAATAATGATGAAAATATAAATGGTATATTAGTTCAACTCCCTTTACCAAAAAAATTTAATTCAACAAATATACTAAACTCTATATTGCCATCGAAAGATGTTGATGGATTTCTTGCTCATAATATGGGTTCTTTAGCTACGGGTGAATTTAATTCAGCAGTGGCTTGTACACCTTTTGGAGTTATGGTTTTACTCCATGCATATGGTATTCAACTTTCAGGAAAAAATGCTGTAGTTATTGGTAGAAGCAATATAGTTGGCAAACCTATGGGTTTATTACTTCTTTCAGACGACGCTACTGTTACTTTTGCGCATTCAAAAACAAAAAATTTAAAAGAAATTTGTCAATCAGCTGAAATAATTATTGCAGCAGCAGGTCAACCTGAAATGATTACAAGCGATTATGTTTCTAATAGTGCAATTGTTGTAGATGTCGGTATTCATAGAAAAATTGATGGTAAACTCTGTGGCGATGTACATCCAAGTGTAAAAGAAAAAGCTAGCGCTTTAACTCCAGTTCCTGGAGGAGTTGGGCCTATGACTATTGCTATGTTACTTTTAAATACAGCTCTTTCAGCTTGGGATCTTTCTAATAAAAAATAA
- the speA gene encoding biosynthetic arginine decarboxylase has protein sequence MIKNVIQESRDLYGIDDWGSGYFGISEQGTVEVYPFGNKQVAIDLAKIVDHATEIKVKTPFILRFPQILDTQLTRLQNAFRGAMEEFKYDGELRAVFPFKVNQRKEFIDDLVSSGKKHIYGLEVGTKPELFAALAYDIHPEALFVCNGFKDSHFIELAFDAKKMGKNVVLVIEGTDELKFIINHAKKVGFCVDIGLRAKLYSKGSGMWEKSGGIGSKFGLNSVEMMEALYLLEEAGLKEKLVMIHYHIGSQITEIKKVKSAMKEAARVYAKILKSGFNLHYLNIGGGIGVDYDGSKTSFYVSHNYTIQEFANDVIYIIQDVCKSENCKTPHIVSESGRAVAAYHAVLITDVREVEKTGGDLEEWKISPTDHRILGDMINSLSYMNGKNFVEYFHDALQYRDELFTLFSLGYLEIEERAKAEVIYYALCKKALNFYRNSGMQLEEFDELEKNQFGKYMANFSMFQSIPDSLGIDQLFPVMPITRLNEKTEHHGVIMDLTCDSDGCLDKFVDKRDIKHSLALHIPKSNEPYYIGFFLVGAYQEALGNNHNLFGAVNELIVRISNEGQINSVEEVKGEDVGEILRIMNYKDEEIIASYEMQLKRNVAAGIIDSKECERILKKVKNFFNEYPYLVRKSTLEIVG, from the coding sequence TGGCATAGATGATTGGGGTTCTGGATACTTTGGTATATCTGAACAAGGTACCGTAGAAGTTTATCCTTTTGGTAACAAACAAGTCGCAATTGATCTTGCAAAGATTGTCGACCATGCCACAGAAATAAAGGTGAAGACACCATTTATTCTTAGGTTTCCGCAAATTCTCGACACACAATTGACGAGATTACAAAATGCTTTCAGGGGAGCAATGGAAGAATTTAAATATGACGGAGAACTGCGGGCTGTCTTCCCTTTTAAAGTCAATCAAAGAAAAGAATTTATTGATGACCTAGTTAGCAGTGGAAAAAAACATATTTATGGGCTAGAAGTTGGTACAAAACCAGAACTCTTTGCCGCTTTAGCTTACGATATCCATCCTGAAGCTCTTTTTGTCTGCAATGGATTTAAAGATTCACATTTCATAGAATTAGCATTTGATGCAAAGAAAATGGGGAAAAATGTTGTTCTTGTTATTGAAGGAACCGATGAATTAAAATTCATCATAAATCACGCCAAAAAAGTAGGATTTTGCGTCGACATAGGCCTAAGAGCTAAACTTTACTCTAAAGGCTCAGGTATGTGGGAAAAATCTGGCGGAATTGGTAGTAAATTTGGCTTGAATAGTGTTGAAATGATGGAAGCTCTTTATTTGCTGGAAGAAGCAGGTTTAAAAGAGAAGTTAGTTATGATTCACTACCATATTGGCTCACAAATTACAGAAATTAAAAAAGTAAAATCTGCCATGAAAGAAGCTGCAAGAGTTTATGCAAAAATTCTCAAAAGCGGGTTCAATCTGCATTACTTAAATATCGGTGGAGGTATTGGAGTCGATTACGATGGTAGCAAAACAAGCTTTTATGTAAGCCACAATTACACAATTCAAGAATTTGCTAACGATGTCATTTACATCATTCAAGATGTCTGTAAGTCAGAAAATTGCAAAACTCCACATATTGTAAGTGAAAGTGGACGCGCTGTCGCTGCATATCATGCTGTTTTAATTACGGATGTGCGTGAAGTCGAAAAAACAGGTGGTGATTTAGAAGAATGGAAAATTTCTCCAACCGATCACCGCATTTTAGGTGACATGATCAATTCATTATCCTACATGAATGGAAAAAACTTTGTCGAATACTTTCATGATGCTTTACAATATCGTGATGAATTATTTACTTTGTTCAGTCTTGGTTATTTAGAAATTGAAGAAAGAGCAAAAGCAGAAGTTATTTATTACGCTCTTTGTAAAAAGGCTTTAAATTTTTATCGTAATTCAGGAATGCAACTAGAAGAATTTGACGAGTTAGAAAAAAATCAATTTGGTAAATACATGGCTAACTTTTCAATGTTTCAGTCCATTCCTGATTCATTAGGCATAGACCAACTCTTCCCAGTTATGCCTATAACGCGTTTGAATGAAAAAACAGAACATCATGGCGTTATTATGGATTTAACATGTGATAGCGATGGTTGTCTTGATAAATTTGTTGATAAAAGAGATATAAAACATTCTTTAGCTCTACATATTCCAAAATCTAATGAACCTTATTATATTGGTTTTTTCTTAGTTGGAGCTTATCAAGAAGCGCTTGGAAATAATCATAATTTATTTGGTGCAGTAAATGAGTTAATTGTTAGAATTAGTAATGAAGGACAAATTAATTCTGTTGAAGAAGTTAAAGGAGAAGATGTTGGTGAAATTTTGCGCATCATGAACTATAAAGATGAAGAAATCATTGCAAGTTATGAAATGCAATTAAAACGTAATGTAGCTGCAGGTATTATTGATTCAAAAGAATGTGAAAGAATATTGAAAAAGGTTAAAAACTTTTTTAATGAATACCCATATTTGGTAAGGAAAAGTACGTTAGAAATAGTTGGATGA